In Pseudomonas saudiphocaensis, one DNA window encodes the following:
- a CDS encoding aminotransferase class V-fold PLP-dependent enzyme: MLCSPWRSDFPALAILEAQGQTYLDSAATAQKPQALIESLTGYYTSGTANVHRAQHQAAERATRAFENARLKVAHWLNARSPTEILFTHGATEALNLLAYGLEHLLQPDDEIVISALEHHANLLPWQQLAQRRGAKLVVLPLDKDGLIDLESASRLIGSRTRLLAVSQLSNVLGAWQPLTPLLSLAKTQGALTIVDGAQGVVHGRHDMQALACDFYVFSGHKLYGPEGVGVLYGRDESLLKLKHWQFGGEMVRIAEYQHAEFHAAPLGFEAGTPAIGAVIGLGATLDYLSRQDATAVAAHEQKLHSQLLSGLSAYSGLRLLGKPTIALACFTIDGVHHGDLAHLLTEQGIAVRSGSHCAQPLMKTLGIDGAIRVSLGLYNDGGDLQRFFSAMDRALELLQ, translated from the coding sequence ATGCTCTGCTCTCCCTGGCGTTCCGACTTCCCTGCCCTGGCCATTCTCGAGGCCCAGGGGCAGACCTATCTGGATAGCGCGGCAACCGCGCAAAAGCCTCAGGCACTGATCGAATCACTGACCGGCTACTACACCAGCGGCACAGCCAATGTGCACCGCGCCCAACATCAGGCCGCCGAACGTGCGACACGCGCTTTCGAGAATGCCCGACTCAAGGTGGCGCACTGGCTTAATGCCCGGAGCCCAACCGAGATCCTCTTCACTCACGGCGCCACCGAGGCACTGAATCTGCTGGCATATGGGCTGGAGCACCTGCTGCAACCCGACGACGAAATCGTCATCAGCGCCCTTGAGCATCACGCTAATCTGCTGCCCTGGCAGCAGCTGGCACAGCGCCGGGGGGCGAAGCTGGTCGTCTTGCCGCTGGATAAAGATGGCCTGATTGATCTTGAATCAGCCTCCCGGTTGATTGGTTCACGCACCCGCCTGCTTGCCGTCAGTCAGCTGTCGAATGTTCTCGGCGCCTGGCAGCCGCTGACGCCATTGCTTTCCCTGGCCAAGACCCAGGGCGCACTGACAATCGTCGATGGCGCTCAGGGCGTGGTGCATGGCCGTCACGATATGCAGGCACTGGCCTGCGACTTCTATGTCTTTTCCGGCCACAAGCTTTACGGGCCGGAGGGCGTCGGCGTGCTCTATGGCCGGGACGAGTCATTGCTCAAGCTTAAGCACTGGCAGTTCGGCGGTGAAATGGTGCGGATAGCCGAGTACCAGCACGCGGAGTTCCACGCTGCGCCGTTGGGTTTCGAAGCCGGCACCCCTGCCATTGGCGCCGTGATCGGCCTCGGCGCAACGCTGGACTATCTCTCCAGGCAGGACGCCACAGCCGTAGCCGCCCACGAGCAGAAACTGCACAGCCAGTTGCTCAGCGGGCTAAGCGCCTACTCCGGCCTTCGCCTCTTGGGCAAGCCCACGATAGCGCTGGCCTGCTTCACCATAGATGGCGTTCATCACGGTGACCTTGCACATCTGTTGACCGAACAGGGCATCGCCGTGCGCAGCGGCAGCCACTGCGCCCAGCCGCTAATGAAAACTCTGGGTATCGATGGTGCCATTCGTGTTTCGCTTGGGCTGTATAACGACGGCGGCGACTTGCAGCGCTTCTTCAGCGCAATGGACCGAGCTCTGGAGCTGCTGCAATGA
- the wrbA gene encoding NAD(P)H:quinone oxidoreductase, with product MAKILVLYHSMYGHIETMANAVAEGARGVPGAEVTVKRVPETMPEEIFKNAGGKTDQAAPIASPSELPDYDAIIFGTPTRFGNMSGQMRNFLDQTGGLWAKGALHGKVASVFTSTGTGGGQEMTITSTWTTLAHHGMIIVPTGYGIGEFFDISQTNGGTPYGASTIAGGDGSRQPSTKELTIARYQGELVAKTALKLKG from the coding sequence ATGGCAAAGATTCTAGTGCTCTACCATTCCATGTACGGCCATATAGAGACCATGGCTAACGCCGTCGCCGAAGGTGCGCGTGGCGTTCCAGGTGCTGAAGTGACGGTCAAGCGCGTACCTGAAACGATGCCCGAGGAGATATTTAAGAATGCCGGCGGCAAGACCGACCAGGCAGCGCCAATCGCCAGCCCGAGCGAACTGCCGGACTACGATGCGATCATCTTTGGCACACCCACGCGCTTCGGCAACATGTCCGGGCAGATGCGCAACTTCCTCGATCAGACCGGTGGGCTCTGGGCCAAGGGCGCATTGCATGGCAAGGTCGCCAGCGTCTTTACCTCGACGGGTACCGGCGGTGGCCAGGAAATGACCATCACCTCGACCTGGACCACTCTGGCGCACCACGGAATGATCATCGTGCCGACCGGCTACGGCATCGGCGAGTTCTTTGATATTTCCCAAACCAACGGTGGTACGCCTTATGGGGCTTCGACGATTGCCGGTGGTGATGGGTCGCGCCAGCCTTCTACCAAGGAGCTGACCATCGCCCGATATCAGGGCGAACTGGTGGCCAAAACTGCGCTCAAGCTCAAGGGCTGA
- a CDS encoding SufE family protein gives MSDLSPAACDALDEFQQAAGWEQRARLLMQWGNQLEPMSTEECNDAAQVAGCESRVWLIGERKDDRWHFRATSEARLLRGLLAVLLVRVNGLDSGQLQQLDITHWFEQLGLSRQLSPSRSNGMNAVLERMRQISRADG, from the coding sequence ATGAGTGATCTTTCTCCAGCAGCCTGCGACGCTCTGGATGAATTCCAGCAGGCCGCCGGCTGGGAGCAACGTGCACGACTGCTGATGCAGTGGGGCAACCAGCTTGAGCCCATGAGCACGGAAGAATGCAACGATGCGGCCCAGGTCGCCGGCTGTGAAAGCCGCGTCTGGCTGATCGGCGAGCGAAAGGACGACCGCTGGCACTTTCGCGCTACTAGCGAAGCACGCTTGCTGCGTGGTCTGCTCGCCGTGTTGCTGGTCCGTGTAAACGGGCTCGACAGCGGCCAGCTACAGCAGCTCGATATTACACACTGGTTCGAACAGCTCGGTCTTTCCCGACAACTGTCACCGTCCCGCAGCAATGGCATGAATGCGGTGCTGGAGCGTATGCGCCAAATCAGCCGGGCAGACGGATAG